Proteins encoded together in one Hymenobacter monticola window:
- the trpB gene encoding tryptophan synthase subunit beta — MTSYQQPTARGYYGEFGGAFVPEMLYPNVEELRTRYFDILADPAFQAELHQLLRDYVGRPTPLFEAKRLSAKYGTRVFLKREDLCHTGAHKINNTVGQILLAKRLGKQRIIAETGAGQHGVATATVCALMGLPCVVYMGAVDMERQAPNVARMRLLGAEVRRAESGSQTLKDATNEAIRDWIANPVDTHYIIGSVVGPHPYPDLVARLQAVISEEMRKQLLEQTGTELPNYVVACVGGGSNAAGAFYHFLDEPSVRLVAVEAAGHGVDTGHSAATSVLGKPGIIHGSRTLLMQDEHGQITEPYSLSAGLDYPGIGPLHAHLGTSGRAEFIAITDDEALAAVSELSRLEGIIPALETAHALAALGQLGAGPEEVVVVNLSGRGDKDLETYLKNLEKLI, encoded by the coding sequence ATGACATCCTATCAGCAACCCACCGCCCGGGGCTATTACGGCGAGTTCGGCGGCGCCTTCGTGCCCGAAATGCTCTACCCCAACGTGGAAGAGCTGCGCACCCGCTACTTCGACATCCTGGCCGACCCCGCCTTCCAGGCCGAGCTGCACCAGCTGCTGCGCGACTACGTGGGCCGGCCCACGCCGCTTTTTGAGGCCAAACGGCTGTCGGCCAAGTACGGTACCCGCGTTTTCCTCAAGCGCGAAGACCTGTGCCACACCGGCGCCCACAAAATCAACAACACCGTGGGCCAGATTCTGCTGGCCAAGCGCCTGGGCAAGCAGCGCATCATTGCCGAAACCGGGGCCGGGCAACACGGCGTGGCCACGGCCACGGTGTGCGCCCTCATGGGCCTGCCCTGCGTGGTGTACATGGGCGCCGTCGACATGGAGCGGCAGGCGCCCAACGTGGCCCGCATGCGCCTGCTCGGGGCCGAGGTGCGCCGCGCCGAAAGCGGCAGCCAAACCCTGAAAGACGCCACCAACGAGGCCATCCGCGACTGGATTGCCAACCCCGTCGACACCCACTACATCATCGGCTCCGTCGTCGGCCCGCACCCATACCCCGACTTGGTGGCCCGCCTGCAGGCCGTCATTAGCGAGGAAATGCGCAAGCAGCTGCTGGAACAAACCGGCACCGAGCTGCCCAACTACGTGGTGGCCTGCGTGGGTGGGGGCTCCAATGCGGCGGGCGCGTTCTACCATTTTCTGGACGAGCCTTCGGTACGACTCGTGGCGGTGGAAGCCGCCGGGCACGGCGTCGACACCGGGCACTCGGCGGCTACATCGGTGCTCGGGAAGCCGGGCATCATCCACGGCAGCCGCACGCTGCTCATGCAGGACGAGCACGGCCAGATTACCGAGCCCTACTCGCTGAGCGCGGGCCTGGACTACCCCGGCATCGGGCCGCTGCACGCGCACCTGGGCACCTCGGGCCGGGCCGAGTTCATTGCCATTACCGACGACGAAGCCCTGGCCGCGGTTTCGGAGCTAAGCCGTTTGGAAGGCATCATCCCCGCTTTGGAAACGGCGCACGCGCTGGCTGCTCTCGGGCAGCTCGGTGCCGGGCCAGAGGAAGTAGTGGTAGTGAATCTGTCCGGCCGCGGCGACAAGGACCTGGAAACCTACCTCAAGAACCTGGAAAAACTCATCTAA
- the trpA gene encoding tryptophan synthase subunit alpha yields the protein MNRIAQAFASKKNLLNTYFTAGYPSLHDTIPLAKSLVEAGADILEIGMPFSDPLADGPVIQGSNSVALANGMNLPVLFEQLKELRIAVPTTPVLLMGYLNPVMQFGIENFLQRAAEAGIDGLILPDLPLDEYEEQYHALFQQYGLKAVFLITPQTSEARIRRLDALSDAFLYLVSGPGTTGGTTLPDAEAQQQYFERLAGMNLNSPRLIGFGIADKAGFDRACQYADGAIIGSALIRALDGAEDAPAAAARFVQGITSPSDPLSK from the coding sequence ATGAATAGAATAGCCCAAGCCTTTGCCAGCAAGAAAAACCTGCTGAATACCTACTTCACTGCTGGCTATCCCAGTCTGCACGACACCATTCCCTTGGCGAAATCCTTGGTCGAAGCCGGGGCAGATATTCTGGAAATCGGCATGCCGTTCTCCGACCCGTTGGCCGATGGCCCGGTCATTCAGGGCAGCAACTCCGTGGCGCTGGCCAATGGCATGAACCTGCCGGTGCTGTTTGAGCAACTGAAGGAACTGCGCATCGCCGTGCCCACCACGCCCGTGCTGCTGATGGGCTACCTCAACCCGGTGATGCAGTTCGGCATTGAAAACTTCCTCCAACGCGCCGCCGAAGCCGGCATCGATGGCCTCATTCTGCCCGATTTGCCGCTCGATGAATACGAGGAGCAGTACCACGCGCTTTTCCAGCAATACGGGCTGAAAGCCGTTTTTCTCATCACCCCGCAAACCTCGGAGGCCCGCATTCGTCGGCTCGATGCGCTGTCGGACGCTTTTCTATACCTCGTATCCGGCCCCGGCACCACGGGCGGAACCACCTTGCCCGATGCCGAAGCCCAGCAACAGTACTTCGAGCGCCTCGCCGGCATGAACCTCAATTCTCCGCGCCTCATTGGCTTCGGTATTGCCGACAAAGCCGGCTTCGACCGCGCCTGCCAATATGCCGATGGCGCCATTATTGGCTCCGCCCTCATTCGGGCCCTAGACGGGGCAGAGGATGCACCCGCGGCGGCGGCCCGGTTTGTGCAGGGCATCACCTCACCCTCTGACCCTCTTTCCAAATAA
- the aroF gene encoding 3-deoxy-7-phosphoheptulonate synthase, with protein MIIQLEKNASVPAITEHLKQQGYKATEVTTQHAHYLVAIGKQEFDIRTIGQLPGVRDVHRVSDDYKLVSRKWRVQPSVLDLGDGVTIGEGSLALCAGPCSIESEAQMEKVMAHLLENDVRLMRGGVFKPRSSPYAFRGLGMDGLKEFHRMARERGIKIVTEVMQVSQVEEMHDYVDVFQVGARNTQNFNLLDALGGVDKPVLLKRGISGTIEELLSSAEYVFSGGNEKLILCERGIRTFETASRNTLDLNAVPILKAKSHLPVIVDPSHGIGIREFVPQMALAGVLAGADGIVYETHETPETAASDGAQTLDFDESARLIRNLRRVYQLRGELE; from the coding sequence ATGATAATTCAACTCGAAAAAAACGCTTCGGTGCCCGCCATCACCGAGCACCTGAAGCAGCAGGGCTACAAGGCCACCGAAGTCACCACCCAGCACGCGCACTACCTGGTGGCCATTGGCAAGCAGGAATTTGACATCCGCACCATCGGCCAGCTGCCCGGCGTGCGCGACGTGCACCGCGTGAGCGACGACTACAAGCTGGTGAGCCGCAAGTGGCGCGTGCAGCCCTCCGTGCTCGACCTCGGCGACGGCGTGACGATAGGCGAGGGCTCGCTGGCATTGTGCGCCGGCCCGTGCAGCATTGAGAGCGAGGCCCAGATGGAAAAGGTGATGGCCCACCTGCTCGAAAACGACGTGCGGCTGATGCGCGGCGGCGTGTTCAAGCCCCGCTCATCGCCCTACGCTTTCCGCGGCCTGGGCATGGATGGGCTGAAGGAGTTCCACCGCATGGCGCGTGAGCGGGGCATCAAAATCGTGACCGAGGTGATGCAAGTGTCGCAGGTGGAGGAAATGCACGACTACGTGGACGTGTTCCAGGTGGGCGCCCGCAACACGCAAAACTTCAACCTGCTCGACGCCCTGGGCGGCGTCGACAAGCCGGTGCTGCTGAAGCGCGGCATCTCGGGCACCATCGAAGAGCTGCTGTCGTCGGCCGAATACGTGTTTTCGGGCGGCAACGAGAAGTTGATTCTCTGCGAGCGTGGCATTCGCACCTTCGAAACAGCCAGCCGCAATACCTTGGATTTGAACGCGGTGCCCATCCTTAAAGCCAAAAGCCACCTGCCGGTCATCGTCGACCCTTCGCACGGCATTGGCATTCGGGAGTTTGTGCCCCAGATGGCGCTGGCCGGCGTGCTGGCCGGGGCCGACGGCATTGTGTACGAAACCCACGAAACCCCCGAAACGGCTGCCTCAGACGGTGCCCAGACGCTGGACTTTGACGAATCGGCCCGGCTGATTCGCAACCTGCGGCGCGTGTACCAGCTGCGCGGCGAACTGGAGTAG
- a CDS encoding phenylalanine-4-hydroxylase: MFTKLTPTANEDQRTWKVLFDRQTALLHRRAAPAFNQGLARLGYRREFIPDIAELSAVVQEETGWQLAPVGRPFEPAAFFALLAKRKFPIVTRIRSMHNFDFSPEPDLFHDLFGHVPMLLDEGLANFLHELGQAYQAQPKGSPAREQLWALYFFTAEFGLVQHEDKPLLYGAGLLSSAGEIHHCVNENTPRPVFDLATVLRTPVTGARYQNQYFVLPAWEQLTECVEELAGLLAGR, from the coding sequence ATGTTCACCAAACTCACTCCCACCGCCAACGAGGACCAGCGCACCTGGAAAGTGCTGTTCGACCGCCAGACTGCCCTGCTGCACCGCCGGGCGGCCCCGGCGTTCAACCAGGGCCTGGCCCGGCTGGGTTATCGGCGCGAGTTTATCCCCGACATCGCGGAGCTGAGCGCCGTGGTGCAGGAGGAAACCGGCTGGCAGCTGGCCCCGGTGGGCCGGCCGTTCGAGCCCGCCGCCTTTTTCGCCCTGTTGGCCAAGCGTAAGTTTCCGATTGTGACACGCATCCGGTCCATGCACAACTTCGATTTCAGCCCGGAGCCGGACCTGTTCCACGACCTGTTCGGCCACGTGCCCATGCTGCTCGATGAAGGCCTGGCCAACTTCCTGCACGAGCTGGGCCAAGCCTATCAGGCGCAGCCCAAAGGCTCGCCGGCCCGGGAACAATTGTGGGCGCTCTACTTTTTCACGGCCGAGTTTGGCCTGGTGCAGCACGAGGATAAGCCGTTGCTCTACGGCGCGGGCCTGCTGTCGTCGGCCGGCGAAATTCACCACTGCGTGAACGAGAACACCCCCCGCCCGGTGTTCGACCTGGCCACGGTGCTGCGTACGCCCGTGACCGGCGCCCGCTACCAAAACCAATACTTCGTGCTGCCCGCCTGGGAGCAGCTCACCGAGTGCGTGGAAGAGCTGGCCGGCCTATTGGCGGGGCGGTAA
- a CDS encoding Mpo1 family 2-hydroxy fatty acid dioxygenase, whose protein sequence is MAPLSSLLAEYGESHQNPTNKLVHWVCVPLIMFSLIGLLWSIPVPILVRGIDPLFNWGTLVMLLALGYYVCLSPRLAVGMLLVWAAMAGALSMVVSYSALPLWAVCLIIFALAWVGQFWGHKVEGKKPSFLKDLQFLLIGPLWLLHFVYRRLGWGY, encoded by the coding sequence ATGGCCCCACTATCCTCCCTCCTCGCCGAATACGGCGAAAGCCACCAAAACCCCACCAACAAACTGGTGCACTGGGTGTGCGTGCCGCTGATTATGTTCTCGCTTATCGGACTGCTGTGGTCCATACCCGTGCCAATACTTGTGCGCGGCATCGACCCGCTTTTCAATTGGGGCACGTTGGTGATGCTGCTGGCCCTGGGGTACTACGTCTGCTTAAGTCCGCGCCTGGCCGTGGGCATGTTGCTGGTATGGGCCGCGATGGCAGGGGCCCTGAGCATGGTCGTCAGCTACTCGGCGCTTCCCCTATGGGCCGTTTGCCTTATCATTTTCGCGCTGGCCTGGGTGGGCCAGTTCTGGGGCCACAAAGTGGAGGGCAAGAAACCCAGCTTCCTCAAAGACCTGCAATTTCTACTCATCGGGCCGCTGTGGCTGCTGCACTTCGTGTACCGCCGCCTTGGTTGGGGGTATTAA